In Phaenicophaeus curvirostris isolate KB17595 chromosome 14, BPBGC_Pcur_1.0, whole genome shotgun sequence, a single genomic region encodes these proteins:
- the HEATR3 gene encoding HEAT repeat-containing protein 3 has protein sequence MDHSLAVRETAAGALRNLSACGGFEVCDDMVTKDIMTPLVALLKECSTGLDANQLSPKRCGEMNKNYIEDIANEAVNLLWNVCECNNTAVYIFNKEGCLDAVLHYLKKFSTNVDLAISVANCLQAVTEDNPDLLSSFNTSAQQVLETVMLCPESTTKHILLRTLIAGTIWNIKNTIPPGSLGSMVNAILKIFSESLAIDAGEMIIRMNEAEKNRLKLTAEPEMDKNMSDVIDNCVVNEDDDMEEMPRGKVRKENDISDLLPSDKWELEEVTALLMAQQTALEIIVNMCCTEDPSDDEWEELSSSDESDLFMENSYSEGGGLLMSPLCLSDEVNSAFLNNLIPKKILEKTAFPNSVALDICTQNPSWKPLIKKLNAVQCRALTCLHSILLVSDMDSLGGASALQSLAQHLSQLVFSKTEFPTDAEFLEAVTSALRALLQTMASKNISQCMTPEQLLALCEAGIQSRNVSVRVNMVSILGISGSVLAKGQDTAETLKMIGKCLLEVAMKESSLVVAGEALDALFDVFADGKEAEKAAVQIRLLPALKEFQPVFKMRIRKEGKGQCSTDQLCVLDNVKMNLRRFIAYQETVGKTPT, from the exons ATGGATCACAGCTTAGCTGTTCGGGAGACGGCTGCAGGTGCTCTCCG aaatctgaGTGCTTGTGGAGGATTTGAAGTCTGTGATGACATGGTGACAAAAGACATCATGACACCTCTTGTTGCACTTCTGAAAGAG TGTAGCACGGGACTAGATGCTAACCAGCTCTCTCCAAAGAGATGCGGAGAGATGAACAAAAATTATATTGAAGACATAGCCAATGAGGCTGTTAATTTGCTGTGGAATGTATG TGAATGCAACAATACCGCAGTCTACATATTCAATAAAGAAGGATGTCTGGATGCTGTGTTACATTACTTAAAGAAATTTTCCACAAATGTGGATCTGGCTATTTCAGTAG CAAACTGCTTGCAGGCAGTGACAGAAGATAATCCAgatcttctttcttcatttaataCTTCTGCACAACAAGTGTTGGAAACTGTCATGTTGTGTCCAGAGAGCACAACGAAGCATATCCTTCTGAGGACACTGATTGCAG GCACTATCTGGAATATCAAGAATACCATTCCACCAGGCAGCCTGGGAAGTATGGTTAATGCAATCCTGAAGATTTTTTCAGAATCATTAGCAATAGATGCTGGCGAAATGATTATTCGTATGaatgaagctgaaaaaaacagattaaaactTACTGCAGAGCCAGAAATGGATAAAAACATGAGTGATGTTATAGACAACTGTGTTGTGAATGAAGATGATGATATGGAAGAAATGCCAAGAGGAaaagtcaggaaagaaaatgacatttcagaTCTGCTTCCA tctgATAAGTGGGAACTGGAAGAAGTGACAGCTTTACTGATGGCTCAGCAGACTGCTCTGGAAATCATTGTTAATATGTGCTGCACCGAAG ATCCTTCTGATGATGAATGGGAAGAACTCTCCAGCAGTGATGAAAGCGACTTGTTTATGGAAAACTCATACAGTGAGGGGGGTGGGCTGCTAATGTCACCCCTGTGCCTCTCTGATGAGGTTAACTCAGCATTTCTGAATAACCTCATTCCAAAGAAG aTTCTTGAAAAAACTGCTTTTCCGAACAGTGTTGCTCTGGACATCTGTACACAGAATCCATCTTGGAAACCGTTAATTAAAAA acTGAATGCAGTGCAGTGTAGAGCTTTAACCTGTCTTCATAGCATTTTGTTAGTGTCAGACATGGATTCTCTTGGAGGAGCTTCAGCACTTCAGTCCCTTGCACAGCATCTCTCGCAGCTGGTCTTTTCAAAGACAG AATTCCCTACAGACGCAGAATTCCTGGAAGCCGTAACCAGTGCTTTGAGGGCTCTCCTGCAAACAATGGCATCGAAAAACATCTCCCAG TGTATGACTCCTGAGCAGCTATTGGCCTTATGTGAAGCTGGTATTCAGAGCCGCAATGTCAGTGTTAGGGTGAACATGGTGAGCATCCTTGGAATTTCTGGCAGCGTCCTCGCAAAAGGACAAGATACAGCTGAAACATTAAAG ATGATTGGAAAATGTCTTCTTGAGGTTGCTATGAAAGAATCCTCTCTTGTGGTAGCAGGCGAAGCCTTGGATGCACTTTTTGATGTATTTGCAGATggtaaagaagcagaaaaggcagcggtacagatcaggttgcttccagcactgaaagaatTTCAGCCGGTGTTCAAAATGAGG ATACGAAAAGAAGGCAAAGGACAATGTAGTACAGATCAACTGTGTGTTCTTGACAATGTGAAGATGAATTTGAGAAGATTCATTGCATATCAGGAGACAGTAGGGAAAACCCCAACTTGA